One Poecilia reticulata strain Guanapo linkage group LG19, Guppy_female_1.0+MT, whole genome shotgun sequence genomic window carries:
- the mta3 gene encoding metastasis-associated protein MTA3 isoform X2, with amino-acid sequence MAANMYRVGDYVFFENSSSNPYLIRRIEELNKTASGNVEAKVVCFYRRRDISHSLIQLADKHAKELEEEKENPTETELTDKQKHQLRHRELFLSRQYESLPATHIRGKCSVALLNETEAVLSYLDKEDTFFYSLVYDPTQKTLLADKGEIRVGPRFQADVPEMLQEGEADDRDQSKLEEKLWDPECPLTDKQIDQFLVVARAVGTFARALDCSSSVRQPSLHMSAAAASRDITLFHAMDTLHRHNYDLSSALSVLVPAGGPVLCRDEMEEWSASEAAMFEEALEKYGKDFNDIRQDFLPWKSLTSIIEYYYMWKTTDRYVQQKRLKAAEAESKLKQVYIPTYNKPNPNQISMTNGKMATVNGAGPGAFHAAGGGRACESCYTMQSAQWYSWGPPNMQCRLCVSCWMYWKKYGGLKMPSRAEAPEERTSPTPASNESRSRSHVPRQSNHMVPMRNSGSPKSSMKTKQAFLLQATRLTKLARHMCRDIIRLRRAARRPFVPINCGAIKAEYMLRVSEGQGTRLPKTRAAQRSTLTSVLQFLESRPMAHAPRSHRTPGLQTPPPRRLLSSLPHGPHGMLGKRSYHHHSRADPERRSENPGSTGGPLIHNGRSSSGNTRGGVMIRKRRPNWIDAPDDSFFLVTRETR; translated from the exons ATTACGTCTTCTTTGAAAATTCCTCCAGTAACCCTTACCTGATCCGTCGGATAGAAGAACTCAACAAG ACCGCCAGTGGGAATGTCGAGGCCAAGGTGGTTTGTTTCTACAGAAGGAGAGACATCTCTCACAGCCTCATCCAGCTCGCGGATAAACATGCAA AGGAGTTggaagaagagaaggagaaCCCAACAGAGACCGAGCtcacagacaaacagaaacaccagCTTCGTCACAGAGAGCTCTTCCTCTCCCGACAGTATGAGAGTCTGCCTGCGACACACATTAG GGGGAAGTGCAGCGTCGCTTTATTGAACGAGACCGAAGCCGTTCTTTCATACCTTGACAAAGAG GACACTTTCTTCTACTCGCTGGTGTACGACCCGACTCAGAAGACCCTGCTGGCCGACAAGGGAGAGATCCGAGTGGGGCCGCGCTTTCAGGCAGACGTACCTGAAATGTTGCAGGAGG GAGAGGCAGATGACAGGGACCAGTCCAAACTGGAAGAGAAGCTCTGGGATCCAGAGTGTCCTCTGACCGACAAACAGATAGATCAGTTCCTAGTGGTGGCGCG AGCGGTCGGGACCTTTGCGCGAGCGCTGGACTGCAGCAGTTCAGTTCGACAACCAAGCTTGCACATGAGTGCAGCAGCAGCCTCTCGAGACATCACACTG TTCCACGCGATGGACACGCTGCACCGCCATAACTACGACCTGTCCAGCGCTCTGAGCGTTCTGGTCCCGGCGGGCGGCCCAGTGCTCTGCAGGGATGAGATGGAGGAGTGGAGCGCCTCGGAAGCGGCCATGTTTGAAGAGGCTTTGGAGAAATATGGGAAAGACTTCAATGACATCCGACAAGACTTT CTGCCGTGGAAGTCCCTGACCAGCATCATAGAGTACTACTACATGTGGAAGACCACAGACAGATATGTGCAACAG AAAAGGCTGAAGGCAGCCGAGGCAGAAAGCAAGCTGAAGCAGGTTTATATCCCCACATA CAACAAACCCAACCCCAACCAGATCTCGATGACCAACGGTAAAATGGCGACTGTGAACGGAGCGGGCCCCGGGGCCTTCCATGCAGCGGGAGGCGGCCGAGCCTGCGAGAGCTGCTACA CCATGCAGTCGGCCCAGTGGTACTCCTGGGGGCCTCCCAACATGCAGTGCCGCCTGTGCGTTTCCTGCTGGATGTACTGGAAGAAGTACGGCGGTCTGAAGATGCCGAGCAGAGCCGAGGCCCCAGAGGAGAGGACCTCCCCGACTCCTGCAAGCAAT GAGTCGCGCTCCAGGAGTCACGTTCCCCGCCAGTCCAACCACATGGTACCGATGAGGAACAGCGGCAGCCCCAAGTCCTCCATGAAGACCAAGCAGGCCTTCCTGCTGCAGGCCACCCGCCTCACCAAACTGGCTCGGCACATGTGCCGGGACATCATCAGGCTGCGCCGTGCTGCGCGCCGGCCCTTTGTCCCCATTAACTGTGGGGCCATAAAGGCGGAGT ACATGTTGAGGGTGTCAGAAGGGCAGGGGACCCGGCTACCCAAAACCAGAGCGGCCCAAAGGAGCACTCTGACCAGTGTCCTGCAGTTTCTAG AGTCCCGGCCCATGGCCCACGCCCCTCGCTCCCACCGCACCCCAGGCCTGCAGACGCCTCCGCCTCGccgcctcctctcctctctcccgCACGGACCCCACGGCATGCTGGGAAAACGCAGCTACCACCACCACAGCAGGGCTGACCCGGAGAGGCGTTCAG aaaaccCTGGTTCAACAGGAGGACCTCTCATC CACAACGGCCGCAGCAGCAGCGGAAACACCAGAGGAGGAGTAATGATTCGTAAGAGACGTCCCAACTGGATCGATGCTCCCGACGACAGCTTCTTCCTCGTCACCCGGGAGACCAGGTAA
- the mta3 gene encoding metastasis-associated protein MTA3 isoform X1 → MAANMYRVGDYVFFENSSSNPYLIRRIEELNKTASGNVEAKVVCFYRRRDISHSLIQLADKHAKELEEEKENPTETELTDKQKHQLRHRELFLSRQYESLPATHIRGKCSVALLNETEAVLSYLDKEDTFFYSLVYDPTQKTLLADKGEIRVGPRFQADVPEMLQEGEADDRDQSKLEEKLWDPECPLTDKQIDQFLVVARAVGTFARALDCSSSVRQPSLHMSAAAASRDITLFHAMDTLHRHNYDLSSALSVLVPAGGPVLCRDEMEEWSASEAAMFEEALEKYGKDFNDIRQDFLPWKSLTSIIEYYYMWKTTDRYVQQKRLKAAEAESKLKQVYIPTYNKPNPNQISMTNGKMATVNGAGPGAFHAAGGGRACESCYTMQSAQWYSWGPPNMQCRLCVSCWMYWKKYGGLKMPSRAEAPEERTSPTPASNESRSRSHVPRQSNHMVPMRNSGSPKSSMKTKQAFLLQATRLTKLARHMCRDIIRLRRAARRPFVPINCGAIKAEYMLRVSEGQGTRLPKTRAAQRSTLTSVLQFLESRPMAHAPRSHRTPGLQTPPPRRLLSSLPHGPHGMLGKRSYHHHSRADPERRSENPGSTGGPLIHNGRSSSGNTRGGVMIRKRRPNWIDAPDDSFFLVTRETRRARRLLSRSQLRHACRQPCEQITLRRVSHGPPQGLVLAPPHPHPSLRMRGPIVIHD, encoded by the exons ATTACGTCTTCTTTGAAAATTCCTCCAGTAACCCTTACCTGATCCGTCGGATAGAAGAACTCAACAAG ACCGCCAGTGGGAATGTCGAGGCCAAGGTGGTTTGTTTCTACAGAAGGAGAGACATCTCTCACAGCCTCATCCAGCTCGCGGATAAACATGCAA AGGAGTTggaagaagagaaggagaaCCCAACAGAGACCGAGCtcacagacaaacagaaacaccagCTTCGTCACAGAGAGCTCTTCCTCTCCCGACAGTATGAGAGTCTGCCTGCGACACACATTAG GGGGAAGTGCAGCGTCGCTTTATTGAACGAGACCGAAGCCGTTCTTTCATACCTTGACAAAGAG GACACTTTCTTCTACTCGCTGGTGTACGACCCGACTCAGAAGACCCTGCTGGCCGACAAGGGAGAGATCCGAGTGGGGCCGCGCTTTCAGGCAGACGTACCTGAAATGTTGCAGGAGG GAGAGGCAGATGACAGGGACCAGTCCAAACTGGAAGAGAAGCTCTGGGATCCAGAGTGTCCTCTGACCGACAAACAGATAGATCAGTTCCTAGTGGTGGCGCG AGCGGTCGGGACCTTTGCGCGAGCGCTGGACTGCAGCAGTTCAGTTCGACAACCAAGCTTGCACATGAGTGCAGCAGCAGCCTCTCGAGACATCACACTG TTCCACGCGATGGACACGCTGCACCGCCATAACTACGACCTGTCCAGCGCTCTGAGCGTTCTGGTCCCGGCGGGCGGCCCAGTGCTCTGCAGGGATGAGATGGAGGAGTGGAGCGCCTCGGAAGCGGCCATGTTTGAAGAGGCTTTGGAGAAATATGGGAAAGACTTCAATGACATCCGACAAGACTTT CTGCCGTGGAAGTCCCTGACCAGCATCATAGAGTACTACTACATGTGGAAGACCACAGACAGATATGTGCAACAG AAAAGGCTGAAGGCAGCCGAGGCAGAAAGCAAGCTGAAGCAGGTTTATATCCCCACATA CAACAAACCCAACCCCAACCAGATCTCGATGACCAACGGTAAAATGGCGACTGTGAACGGAGCGGGCCCCGGGGCCTTCCATGCAGCGGGAGGCGGCCGAGCCTGCGAGAGCTGCTACA CCATGCAGTCGGCCCAGTGGTACTCCTGGGGGCCTCCCAACATGCAGTGCCGCCTGTGCGTTTCCTGCTGGATGTACTGGAAGAAGTACGGCGGTCTGAAGATGCCGAGCAGAGCCGAGGCCCCAGAGGAGAGGACCTCCCCGACTCCTGCAAGCAAT GAGTCGCGCTCCAGGAGTCACGTTCCCCGCCAGTCCAACCACATGGTACCGATGAGGAACAGCGGCAGCCCCAAGTCCTCCATGAAGACCAAGCAGGCCTTCCTGCTGCAGGCCACCCGCCTCACCAAACTGGCTCGGCACATGTGCCGGGACATCATCAGGCTGCGCCGTGCTGCGCGCCGGCCCTTTGTCCCCATTAACTGTGGGGCCATAAAGGCGGAGT ACATGTTGAGGGTGTCAGAAGGGCAGGGGACCCGGCTACCCAAAACCAGAGCGGCCCAAAGGAGCACTCTGACCAGTGTCCTGCAGTTTCTAG AGTCCCGGCCCATGGCCCACGCCCCTCGCTCCCACCGCACCCCAGGCCTGCAGACGCCTCCGCCTCGccgcctcctctcctctctcccgCACGGACCCCACGGCATGCTGGGAAAACGCAGCTACCACCACCACAGCAGGGCTGACCCGGAGAGGCGTTCAG aaaaccCTGGTTCAACAGGAGGACCTCTCATC CACAACGGCCGCAGCAGCAGCGGAAACACCAGAGGAGGAGTAATGATTCGTAAGAGACGTCCCAACTGGATCGATGCTCCCGACGACAGCTTCTTCCTCGTCACCCGGGAGACCAG